A stretch of the Flavobacterium sp. 5 genome encodes the following:
- a CDS encoding trehalose synthase: protein MVDKINEAEYQNPFVFHTNWSDAFEDESFIKIFASDILENYIINKRWYGGKASTLKYIEVVHSFKINSNDNTYYGVLLEVNFKEAFYQHYFMPLAFMSEEDLDTNTVIAPIVMNEQEGYLVDALHQEDFRKLLFDKIIHSKKNEDSNVKFHKGKALHAKEYISSHFMGVEQSNTSIIFNDDLVLKIFRRIYISMNPDYEISRFLTERMNFDHSPSYTGSISIESSDGNITLGLMQELVPNQGDAWKYMLEEVDRIFENLSTKKISIAKLPDIELFKRLKLNDVPHEIIDWAGLSIFQKIKTLATRTAEMHIALGSDIHETAFTPLTYNGDYSVWLKNRLTYQFQNRLNILENNLHKLDGLALELANQFLDNKKEIRKVFLDFDWTQMKSERIRIHGDYHLGQVLVNGDDFYILDFEGEPESTIRDRKVKQPPLKDVAGMFRSFHYAIYATIFNSNEKYPYEQEELFQAGEILYKYFVGVFLNTYTEIAQGGNLNIGYRKEIDFLLKYCLLEKAIYELGYELNSRPRWSVIPLTGIASIMDFNKNS from the coding sequence GTACCTTAAAATATATTGAAGTTGTACATTCATTTAAAATCAATTCAAATGACAATACATATTACGGTGTTTTATTAGAAGTTAATTTTAAAGAAGCCTTTTACCAGCACTATTTTATGCCGCTGGCTTTTATGTCTGAAGAGGATCTAGATACCAATACTGTAATTGCTCCAATAGTAATGAACGAGCAAGAAGGGTACCTTGTCGATGCTTTACATCAGGAAGATTTTAGAAAATTGCTTTTCGATAAAATTATTCATTCCAAAAAGAATGAAGATTCAAACGTGAAATTTCATAAAGGGAAAGCATTACATGCCAAAGAATATATTTCATCTCATTTTATGGGAGTAGAACAAAGTAATACATCAATAATATTCAATGATGACTTAGTTCTCAAAATATTTAGAAGAATATATATCAGCATGAATCCAGACTATGAAATAAGTCGTTTTCTTACTGAAAGGATGAATTTTGATCATTCCCCTTCTTATACCGGAAGTATCAGTATTGAATCTTCTGATGGAAATATTACTCTTGGATTAATGCAAGAATTGGTTCCTAATCAAGGTGATGCATGGAAATATATGTTGGAAGAGGTAGATCGAATTTTCGAAAATTTGAGTACTAAAAAAATTTCAATTGCTAAACTTCCGGATATTGAATTATTCAAACGATTAAAATTAAACGATGTTCCCCATGAGATTATTGATTGGGCTGGACTGAGTATTTTCCAGAAAATCAAAACTTTAGCTACTCGAACAGCCGAAATGCATATTGCTTTAGGCAGTGACATCCATGAAACAGCATTCACACCACTTACCTATAATGGTGATTATTCAGTTTGGCTAAAAAACAGATTAACGTATCAGTTTCAAAATAGATTGAATATTTTAGAAAATAATTTGCATAAATTGGATGGATTAGCATTAGAACTCGCCAATCAATTTTTGGATAATAAAAAAGAAATTAGAAAAGTTTTTCTTGATTTTGACTGGACACAAATGAAATCAGAACGCATCCGTATTCATGGAGATTATCATTTGGGACAGGTTTTAGTGAATGGTGATGATTTTTACATTTTGGATTTTGAAGGGGAACCTGAAAGTACAATTCGTGATCGAAAAGTAAAGCAGCCACCTTTGAAAGATGTAGCTGGGATGTTTCGGTCTTTTCATTATGCTATATATGCAACTATTTTCAATAGCAATGAAAAATATCCGTATGAACAAGAAGAGCTATTTCAAGCTGGAGAAATTTTATATAAATATTTTGTTGGCGTATTTCTAAACACTTATACAGAAATTGCACAAGGGGGTAACTTAAATATTGGCTACCGAAAAGAAATAGATTTTTTATTAAAATATTGTCTTTTGGAAAAAGCAATATATGAATTAGGCTATGAATTAAATTCCAGACCAAGATGGTCCGTAATTCCTTTGACTGGAATAGCCAGTATAATGGATTTTAATAAAAATAGTTAA